Proteins from a single region of Limisphaerales bacterium:
- a CDS encoding sulfotransferase domain-containing protein: MKHVVFYNLPNAGASIVMPVLEEFAQMAGCKFFSGPSELEQFKADVADGKRAFHWTHSGPELFGDFVARDDFRFICLTRDPRDVLVSHVKDIIHRDLHEGKTENELYIEYVESNFGDMFDDANSWRALEQTNILNITFEQLKRNIPIGLRHILDFAEVPATDAALQESCARHSFENVTQRRRGQSGETVRSQYLFRKGISGDWANQFSGDVALKFHEELGGVMRQWNYERDGEWARTHARYKSASRNTAREKLGDLLNKRTLNTIQA; the protein is encoded by the coding sequence ATGAAACACGTTGTCTTTTACAATCTACCCAACGCCGGGGCATCCATTGTAATGCCGGTGCTGGAAGAGTTCGCGCAGATGGCGGGCTGCAAATTTTTCTCCGGCCCTTCGGAGCTGGAACAATTTAAGGCGGATGTGGCCGATGGCAAACGCGCATTCCACTGGACTCACAGCGGCCCGGAACTGTTTGGCGATTTTGTGGCGCGGGATGATTTTCGATTTATCTGCCTCACTCGCGACCCGCGCGATGTGCTGGTGTCGCACGTGAAAGATATCATTCACCGAGATTTGCACGAAGGCAAAACGGAAAATGAATTGTATATTGAATATGTTGAATCCAATTTCGGCGATATGTTTGACGATGCGAATTCCTGGCGGGCACTCGAACAAACAAACATTTTGAACATCACTTTTGAACAATTAAAACGCAACATTCCAATCGGGCTTCGCCATATTTTGGATTTTGCCGAAGTGCCGGCCACCGATGCCGCGCTACAGGAATCGTGTGCGCGACATAGTTTTGAAAATGTCACTCAACGTCGGCGTGGCCAATCGGGTGAAACCGTGCGCTCCCAATACCTGTTCCGCAAAGGCATTTCCGGCGACTGGGCTAATCAATTTAGTGGCGATGTGGCGCTGAAATTCCACGAGGAATTGGGCGGCGTGATGCGCCAATGGAATTATGAACGCGACGGCGAGTGGGCGCGCACCCACGCCCGTTACAAATCCGCCAGCCGAAATACCGCCCGCGAAAAACTGGGCGACTTGCTCAACAAACGAACCCTAAACACCATACAAGCATGA
- a CDS encoding class I SAM-dependent methyltransferase yields MKTKWDYTKLAPHYLNRPDYAVEAVVRFCDLAELRANAAVCDVGAGSAHLTKLLVARGCNVAAVEPNDAMRAVGMSVTANKPVQWHVGTGEATGQPNNAFDAVTFGSSFNTTDRPAALRETQRILHPGGWFACLWNHRDLNHSLQAEVEDYIKSRIDGYGYGSRREDQTEVIRESGIFKEPMFIEASYVARVPAEAYVEAWRSHGTLQRQAGEAFDGIIGGIEAITGAHGKVLAVGYTTRLWAAQLKD; encoded by the coding sequence ATGAAAACAAAATGGGACTATACCAAACTGGCGCCGCATTATTTGAATCGGCCGGATTATGCCGTGGAAGCGGTAGTGCGTTTTTGTGACCTCGCCGAGCTGCGCGCGAATGCCGCCGTGTGCGATGTGGGCGCGGGCTCTGCGCACCTCACCAAATTGCTCGTGGCTCGCGGTTGCAATGTCGCCGCTGTGGAACCCAACGACGCGATGCGCGCGGTGGGAATGAGCGTCACCGCCAATAAACCCGTGCAATGGCACGTGGGCACCGGCGAAGCCACCGGCCAGCCGAATAATGCCTTTGACGCAGTCACCTTTGGTTCTTCATTTAATACCACCGACCGCCCAGCCGCCCTGCGCGAAACGCAACGCATTCTGCACCCCGGCGGATGGTTTGCGTGTCTGTGGAACCACCGTGATTTGAACCACTCACTTCAAGCCGAGGTGGAGGATTACATCAAGAGTCGCATCGACGGCTACGGCTACGGCTCGCGGCGTGAAGATCAAACGGAAGTCATTCGCGAAAGCGGTATTTTTAAAGAGCCGATGTTCATCGAAGCCTCGTATGTGGCGCGGGTTCCGGCAGAGGCGTACGTGGAAGCGTGGCGCTCGCACGGCACGCTACAACGCCAAGCGGGCGAAGCGTTCGACGGCATCATCGGCGGCATCGAAGCCATCACGGGGGCACACGGCAAAGTGTTGGCCGTCGGCTACACCACTCGCTTGTGGGCCGCGCAATTGAAAGATTAA